From a region of the Candidatus Brocadia sp. genome:
- the cmr1 gene encoding type III-B CRISPR module RAMP protein Cmr1, giving the protein MYKANFKLEVITPLMMSNGEIADGKKFSETRKNKQGKTTINWQEKLKTAELRVPSLKGVLRWWFRAIFGGDNLELLKRSEDEIFGSTDVASKIKIRIENPKIEIKEWRNTCWANYQCSKVEGKNYPLNGYQYLAYINYVKTTREGKIDIRKFITHGSTFDLIMTSVDKQAFENALISFWFALHFGGFGNRARRGFGKLQSNQVDILPKPFHDDVLKHFDFCPAKDLNSHKELVDQGLMGWKQYRQRKGISSISSTKYTNMVNARLFFIENKTPVTCNETLDKIPYTTWELALNEAGKRFQYFRQEYQPDKSAVLNNNINRLKKPVFGLPIGYRFSNGNKAMVKRKEEPGKGIGDRFASPVLISVHKIGKHYYPAFLFMISNPAQGMDILIDNNNGKYVHNNTVFDEFIRQQLSGITPIEFKL; this is encoded by the coding sequence ATGTATAAAGCCAATTTCAAATTAGAGGTAATAACACCCTTGATGATGAGTAATGGGGAAATTGCGGATGGTAAAAAATTCTCTGAAACTCGTAAAAATAAACAAGGAAAGACAACAATAAATTGGCAAGAAAAGTTAAAAACCGCTGAATTGCGGGTTCCTTCTCTGAAAGGGGTATTACGGTGGTGGTTCAGAGCTATTTTCGGCGGGGATAATCTTGAACTATTAAAGAGATCAGAAGACGAGATATTCGGAAGCACAGACGTTGCTTCAAAGATAAAAATAAGAATTGAAAATCCAAAGATAGAGATAAAGGAATGGCGCAATACCTGCTGGGCAAATTATCAGTGTTCAAAGGTAGAGGGCAAAAATTATCCACTGAATGGTTATCAGTATCTGGCTTATATCAATTATGTTAAGACGACACGTGAGGGAAAAATTGATATAAGAAAGTTTATTACCCATGGCTCTACTTTTGATCTGATTATGACATCTGTGGACAAACAGGCATTTGAAAACGCCCTCATTTCCTTCTGGTTTGCACTTCATTTTGGTGGTTTTGGTAACAGGGCGAGGCGCGGGTTTGGAAAGTTACAATCAAATCAGGTAGATATTTTACCAAAGCCATTTCATGATGATGTCTTGAAACATTTTGATTTTTGCCCCGCCAAAGATTTAAATAGCCATAAAGAATTAGTCGATCAGGGGCTGATGGGCTGGAAACAATACAGGCAACGGAAGGGTATATCAAGCATTTCCAGCACAAAATACACAAATATGGTAAATGCGAGATTGTTTTTTATTGAAAATAAAACACCTGTTACTTGCAATGAGACGTTAGACAAAATTCCGTATACAACATGGGAACTTGCTTTAAATGAAGCAGGCAAGAGATTTCAATATTTCAGGCAGGAATATCAGCCTGATAAATCTGCCGTCCTGAATAATAATATAAATAGACTGAAAAAGCCTGTCTTTGGGCTTCCGATTGGATACAGATTTAGCAATGGAAATAAGGCAATGGTAAAGCGTAAAGAAGAACCTGGCAAAGGTATTGGCGATCGCTTTGCAAGTCCTGTATTGATCAGTGTCCATAAGATTGGGAAGCACTATTACCCTGCCTTTCTCTTTATGATTTCAAATCCAGCACAAGGCATGGATATACTGATAGACAATAATAACGGAAAATATGTACACAATAACACGGTGTTTGATGAATTTATCCGTCAGCAATTGAGCGGGATAACACCCATAGAGTTTAAACTATGA
- a CDS encoding cation-translocating P-type ATPase produces MTETKIDTPWHTLQIDEVTKNLDTDANAGLSHDKIEDRLKKYGYNQLAEKEGISPLLLFLGQFNNFIVWILIAAALVSGFLDERIDALAIIAIVIINAVIGFVQEYRAEKSLEALQKMATPFSKVLRNGEMHSISSRNIVPGDVVLLEAGDYVPADGRLCSSFSLRTQEASLTGESTPVDKSTEPLHNASLPLGDRDNMVFMGTSVTGGKGTCVIVTTGMHTELGKIAGLIQEAGKEETPLQRKLESFGKKLVYLCLGIVAVVFLLELWRKDPLLEAFLTSVSLAVAAIPEGLPAIVTIALALGVQRMVKRNVLIRKLPSVETLGCATVICSDKTGTLTQNEMTVKKIFANGKTIDVSGTGYTPEGDFTINGTHLSETDQQFAKFVLGIGVLCNNAHLKKDHHAWTVIGDPTEGAILSAAAKTGLWKEDLQNNFSLASEIPFDSDRKKMSTIRNTPHAVLMVCEKGAADVIVKDCTKFYTEGELRDLTENDVHTILNENNKMAGAALRVLGIAFKPIDPESFRQSPDSIEKGMIFLGLLAMIDPPRPEAKDAVATCHKAGITTVMITGDHKNTARAIGDELGFLGNTRKAIDGVELDTISDELLEKEAPRIAVYARVSAEHKLRIVKAWKKQGAVVAMTGDGVNDAPAVKEANIGVSMGITGTDVTKEASDMIITDDNFASIVAAIEEGRGIYDNIKKSIHYLLSCNAGEIMTMLFASIFNLPLPLFPIQILWINIATDGLPALALGVDTVDPDIMKRPARRSSDQIIDKGLGSLVLFQGFLIAASTLFAYLYVLFSTSTANPGYLYYWFTNEVMPCALTGDIDRARTVAFCVMVIAQLFHSFNCRNARRSLFKIGVFTNKKLLLATGISLAMQITIISIPHAKDVFKVTPLGLQDWFIIFGFSVITFVVMEIIKWCKERRS; encoded by the coding sequence ATGACAGAGACCAAGATTGACACACCCTGGCATACGTTGCAGATTGATGAGGTAACAAAGAATCTTGACACGGATGCAAACGCCGGGCTTAGCCATGACAAGATAGAAGACCGGTTAAAAAAATACGGATATAACCAGCTAGCGGAAAAAGAAGGAATATCCCCCCTCCTGCTCTTTTTGGGACAGTTTAATAACTTTATCGTCTGGATACTGATAGCAGCAGCCCTGGTCTCCGGATTTTTAGACGAACGGATCGATGCCCTGGCCATTATTGCCATCGTGATAATAAATGCTGTCATCGGCTTTGTCCAGGAATACCGGGCGGAAAAATCGCTTGAAGCCTTGCAAAAAATGGCGACGCCCTTTTCAAAGGTACTGCGTAACGGCGAAATGCATTCCATCTCTTCCCGAAATATTGTGCCGGGGGATGTAGTATTGCTGGAGGCCGGAGATTATGTCCCTGCCGACGGCAGGCTCTGTTCCTCGTTTAGCCTGAGGACACAGGAGGCATCGCTTACGGGAGAATCAACGCCCGTGGACAAATCGACGGAACCACTTCACAATGCCTCGCTACCGCTTGGGGACAGAGATAATATGGTATTTATGGGCACTTCGGTAACGGGTGGAAAAGGCACGTGCGTTATCGTAACTACCGGCATGCACACGGAACTGGGAAAGATTGCGGGGCTTATTCAGGAGGCGGGAAAAGAAGAGACCCCCCTTCAGCGCAAGCTCGAATCGTTTGGGAAAAAACTGGTCTATCTGTGTCTGGGCATCGTGGCGGTCGTCTTTCTGCTGGAGTTATGGCGGAAAGATCCCCTGCTGGAGGCATTCCTTACCTCGGTAAGTCTCGCCGTTGCCGCCATTCCGGAAGGGCTGCCGGCCATAGTAACGATCGCCCTGGCGTTAGGGGTGCAGCGCATGGTAAAACGAAACGTGCTGATCAGAAAGCTGCCGTCAGTGGAAACCCTTGGATGCGCCACGGTCATTTGCTCAGACAAAACCGGCACGTTGACCCAGAATGAGATGACCGTAAAAAAGATATTTGCAAACGGCAAAACCATCGACGTGTCAGGGACTGGTTACACGCCGGAGGGAGATTTCACGATCAACGGCACACATCTTTCAGAAACTGATCAGCAATTCGCAAAGTTTGTTTTGGGCATAGGGGTATTATGCAATAACGCCCACCTGAAAAAAGATCATCATGCCTGGACGGTGATTGGCGATCCTACCGAAGGCGCGATTTTGAGCGCCGCGGCGAAGACGGGTCTCTGGAAGGAAGATTTGCAGAATAATTTTTCCCTTGCTTCAGAAATCCCCTTTGATTCCGACCGGAAGAAAATGTCCACCATCAGGAATACGCCTCACGCCGTCCTGATGGTTTGCGAAAAAGGCGCAGCGGATGTCATTGTAAAAGATTGCACAAAATTTTACACCGAAGGAGAACTGAGAGACCTGACGGAAAATGATGTGCACACGATATTAAACGAAAACAACAAGATGGCCGGCGCTGCCCTGCGCGTGCTCGGAATCGCATTCAAACCTATTGACCCGGAATCCTTCAGGCAGTCCCCCGATAGCATAGAAAAGGGAATGATTTTTCTGGGCTTGCTGGCCATGATTGACCCTCCCAGACCGGAGGCTAAAGACGCTGTTGCTACCTGCCATAAGGCAGGGATAACGACCGTTATGATTACCGGAGATCATAAAAATACCGCCAGGGCAATCGGAGATGAACTGGGCTTTCTCGGGAATACGAGAAAGGCGATTGACGGTGTGGAACTCGATACAATCTCCGATGAGCTTTTAGAAAAGGAGGCGCCACGAATAGCCGTATATGCCAGGGTCTCCGCCGAGCACAAGCTCAGGATCGTGAAGGCGTGGAAAAAACAGGGGGCGGTAGTTGCCATGACCGGAGACGGTGTAAACGATGCTCCCGCTGTGAAAGAAGCGAATATTGGCGTGTCGATGGGCATTACGGGCACCGACGTCACAAAAGAGGCATCCGACATGATCATAACGGACGATAATTTTGCTTCTATTGTAGCGGCCATTGAAGAGGGAAGAGGTATCTACGATAATATTAAGAAATCCATTCATTATCTGCTTTCCTGTAACGCAGGAGAGATCATGACAATGCTCTTTGCCTCAATATTTAATCTCCCCCTGCCATTATTCCCGATACAAATCCTGTGGATAAACATTGCTACCGATGGATTACCGGCATTAGCCCTTGGCGTTGACACGGTTGACCCGGATATCATGAAACGACCGGCCAGAAGATCCTCGGATCAAATTATTGACAAAGGGCTCGGTTCCCTGGTACTGTTTCAGGGTTTTCTTATTGCCGCCAGCACCCTTTTTGCTTATTTGTATGTCTTGTTCTCCACAAGTACTGCGAACCCAGGTTATTTATATTATTGGTTTACAAACGAAGTAATGCCGTGTGCGTTAACGGGCGATATTGACCGGGCAAGGACGGTTGCCTTTTGTGTGATGGTGATCGCCCAGCTCTTCCATTCTTTTAATTGCCGGAATGCAAGGCGTTCTCTATTTAAAATTGGCGTATTTACCAATAAAAAACTGCTACTGGCAACGGGGATTTCTCTGGCCATGCAGATCACCATTATCTCTATTCCGCACGCGAAAGACGTCTTTAAGGTAACACCCCTTGGATTGCAGGACTGGTTCATCATCTTTGGATTTTCAGTCATCACATTTGTTGTCATGGAAATAATAAAATGGTGTAAGGAGAGGCGGTCATGA
- a CDS encoding hydroxylamine oxidase codes for MMKQQLICVMFFISLFLYFKATLADPERPGRLPSVFHEPSHKNLLCSNDSPPGTLKDWLVSRNAKMSSATAFTLPVLDKQVSGDAVPETVPPILSEQSQVCILCHRNITPGIVEDWLTSRHAKTTPAMALTKPVLERRVSSDTIPENFRSVVVGCFECHGQNASAHKDNFEHFGFRINVIVSPNDCRTCHVVEANQFAMSKKAHALDNLQKNPLYHTMVETGLSAKGSSDGAVISITASENSKAESCYGCHGTEVTVKGMKTISTSLGDIDVPDLANWPNQGVGRINPDGSSGACTACHPRHSFSIEIARKPFTCSQCHLEPDTPAFEVYEESKHGNIFNSKQHEWNWNNVPWRIGKDFQAPTCATCHNSLITTSDGRVVAQRTHDFGSRMWVRLFGLPYSHPQPKSGRTYEVKNKDGLPLPVTLNGEIASEYLISNEEQTRRQNEMKTICRSCHNTDWINGHFAKMDITIAETDKAVLAATQLLQKAWGTGLADPSNPFDEMIEHDWIKQWLYYANSVRFGSAMGGHDYTTFKNGWLELTENLGKMQDFMKTHTISK; via the coding sequence ATGATGAAGCAACAGCTCATATGCGTAATGTTTTTCATTTCCTTGTTTCTGTATTTCAAGGCAACGTTAGCTGATCCGGAAAGGCCGGGGCGCCTGCCTTCCGTTTTTCACGAACCTTCTCACAAAAATTTATTGTGTTCAAATGACTCTCCACCAGGGACGCTTAAGGATTGGCTCGTCAGCAGAAACGCGAAAATGAGTTCTGCAACGGCTTTCACCCTGCCGGTACTGGACAAGCAGGTTTCAGGAGATGCCGTTCCGGAAACGGTGCCTCCCATCCTGAGTGAACAATCCCAGGTATGCATTTTGTGTCACAGAAATATCACTCCTGGCATCGTAGAAGACTGGCTTACCAGCAGGCATGCAAAAACAACCCCTGCGATGGCTCTCACAAAACCCGTGCTGGAGCGGCGGGTTTCAAGCGATACTATTCCGGAAAACTTCAGGTCTGTGGTAGTTGGCTGCTTTGAATGCCACGGACAGAATGCTTCAGCCCATAAGGATAACTTTGAGCACTTTGGATTCCGGATCAATGTGATTGTTTCACCCAATGACTGCCGGACCTGCCACGTAGTGGAGGCTAATCAATTTGCCATGAGCAAAAAGGCCCATGCACTGGATAATCTTCAAAAGAATCCCCTGTATCACACCATGGTTGAAACAGGCCTCAGTGCAAAAGGAAGCAGCGACGGCGCCGTCATTTCCATTACGGCATCAGAAAATTCCAAGGCGGAAAGTTGTTACGGCTGTCATGGCACTGAGGTTACGGTAAAGGGCATGAAGACGATATCGACCAGCCTTGGAGATATAGATGTTCCAGACCTTGCCAACTGGCCGAATCAGGGGGTAGGAAGGATAAATCCCGACGGGAGTTCCGGGGCGTGCACGGCGTGTCATCCACGGCATAGTTTTTCCATTGAGATAGCGAGAAAACCATTTACCTGTTCCCAGTGCCATCTCGAACCGGACACGCCGGCATTTGAAGTTTACGAAGAGAGCAAGCACGGCAATATTTTTAATTCGAAACAGCATGAATGGAACTGGAACAACGTCCCGTGGAGGATCGGAAAGGATTTTCAAGCCCCCACCTGCGCCACGTGTCACAATAGTCTCATTACCACTTCTGACGGCAGGGTTGTTGCCCAAAGAACCCATGATTTCGGCTCAAGAATGTGGGTGAGGTTGTTTGGGCTTCCGTACTCCCATCCGCAGCCAAAGAGCGGTCGTACCTATGAAGTCAAGAACAAGGACGGCCTGCCTCTCCCGGTGACATTGAACGGCGAAATAGCTTCCGAATATCTTATCAGCAACGAGGAACAGACGCGGCGTCAAAATGAAATGAAAACGATATGCCGCAGTTGCCATAATACCGACTGGATCAACGGGCATTTTGCGAAAATGGACATCACCATTGCGGAAACAGACAAGGCGGTCCTGGCGGCTACACAACTGCTGCAAAAGGCGTGGGGCACAGGATTGGCAGATCCGTCGAATCCCTTTGATGAGATGATTGAACACGACTGGATAAAACAGTGGCTTTACTATGCCAACTCGGTGCGGTTTGGTTCTGCTATGGGCGGACATGACTACACCACCTTTAAAAATGGCTGGCTGGAGTTGACAGAAAATTTGGGTAAGATGCAGGATTTCATGAAAACCCATACCATATCAAAGTAA
- a CDS encoding tetratricopeptide repeat protein — protein MGIKGKNVPLLAVAGIVVGLSISGCGKKDATETGEVMHKEAISEEGADTNEVRREVVLPEKMTATEYYNYGLESIKKGGFDEAIAAWQKVLELDPTMMSAYEKLGKAYYTQGRFDKAGEIYRKQLELKPDDPMIYYSLGVVYRMNEQFEDAVKMQKKALELNPNLATAYNELGLTYGKQKKLDEAIAAHKTALELDPKLGTAHNYLGVVYLLKGMSAEAEEQFNEFKKYEASKNMPSAHGASPH, from the coding sequence ATGGGAATAAAAGGAAAGAATGTGCCACTGTTAGCAGTTGCCGGCATTGTTGTGGGGCTATCTATCTCCGGGTGCGGCAAAAAAGACGCGACAGAAACCGGTGAAGTCATGCATAAGGAGGCTATAAGCGAAGAGGGCGCTGATACAAATGAAGTCAGGAGAGAAGTCGTTTTGCCAGAAAAAATGACGGCAACAGAGTATTATAATTATGGATTGGAAAGTATCAAAAAAGGCGGTTTTGATGAAGCGATTGCAGCATGGCAAAAGGTTTTGGAACTCGACCCAACCATGATGAGTGCCTATGAAAAGCTCGGCAAGGCATATTATACTCAGGGGAGGTTTGATAAGGCCGGTGAGATATACCGGAAACAACTTGAGTTAAAACCCGATGATCCCATGATCTATTATAGTCTGGGAGTTGTTTATCGCATGAATGAACAATTTGAAGACGCCGTTAAGATGCAGAAAAAGGCCCTGGAGCTTAATCCAAACCTTGCCACCGCTTATAACGAGCTTGGATTAACCTATGGTAAACAGAAAAAATTAGACGAGGCCATTGCTGCACACAAGACGGCCCTGGAACTGGATCCCAAGCTGGGCACGGCCCACAATTATTTAGGCGTCGTCTATCTCTTAAAAGGCATGAGCGCCGAGGCAGAAGAGCAATTCAACGAGTTCAAAAAATACGAGGCAAGTAAAAACATGCCTTCCGCGCATGGGGCTTCCCCCCACTAA
- a CDS encoding polyprenyl synthetase family protein: protein MRIEESIRIYGAKIDELLKELIPPHRNDYLSAPIWHHMRTGGKRVRPALCLITCEALGGNPHDAIHFALAIEAMHNMFLIHDDIEDGDTVRRDQPTVWVEYGIANAINAGDYLLACAYKTTLASPISVGKKIGLLQALTSTYEKTVEGQALDINARAAEDFSVDKYMKMVELKTGYYLACGMVGGAIVSGVSEQVVDKIWTLGKTMGPAFQIRDDLIDLTHGKGRGGVIGSDVKEGKASFLYSYALQIAGADDKKQLRHIMLKPRDETTDADIQWVLDVYRKYGAIQHAQDFAENLVQQAYKTIDEIPVENKTIFKEIASFMAQRMS, encoded by the coding sequence ATGCGGATAGAGGAATCCATCAGGATTTATGGTGCAAAGATAGACGAGTTATTAAAAGAGCTCATCCCGCCGCATCGTAACGATTATTTGAGTGCACCCATCTGGCACCATATGCGAACCGGGGGAAAACGGGTGAGACCGGCGCTCTGTCTCATTACCTGTGAGGCGTTGGGCGGCAACCCGCACGATGCAATCCATTTTGCCCTGGCGATAGAGGCCATGCACAATATGTTCCTCATCCACGACGATATTGAGGATGGTGACACCGTACGGCGCGATCAGCCTACGGTATGGGTGGAGTATGGCATTGCCAATGCGATTAATGCCGGTGACTACCTGCTTGCGTGCGCTTACAAAACGACTTTGGCAAGTCCCATATCGGTGGGGAAAAAAATAGGCCTGTTACAGGCGCTTACCTCAACTTATGAAAAAACTGTGGAAGGGCAGGCGCTGGATATTAATGCGCGGGCAGCGGAAGATTTTTCGGTCGATAAGTATATGAAAATGGTAGAGCTCAAGACCGGTTACTATCTGGCGTGCGGCATGGTGGGGGGGGCTATCGTATCCGGCGTATCGGAACAGGTGGTGGACAAGATATGGACGCTGGGGAAAACCATGGGACCGGCATTTCAGATCCGCGACGATCTCATTGATCTCACCCATGGTAAGGGACGCGGGGGGGTAATCGGTTCTGATGTGAAGGAAGGCAAGGCAAGCTTCTTATATTCGTATGCACTGCAGATCGCTGGCGCGGACGATAAGAAACAGTTGCGGCACATTATGCTAAAACCCAGGGATGAAACCACGGATGCCGATATACAATGGGTGCTGGATGTATATCGTAAGTATGGCGCAATACAGCATGCGCAGGACTTTGCGGAGAATTTAGTACAACAGGCGTATAAGACAATTGATGAAATTCCGGTGGAAAACAAAACGATATTTAAAGAGATCGCGTCTTTCATGGCACAGCGGATGTCGTAG
- the efp gene encoding elongation factor P, translated as MDGELYLVVDYQHVTPGNWRGMVQAKLKSLKQGSVVQKRFRSTDKIEDVFLDHRVMEYLYKDGDNYCFMDTENYEQILLPKEAVEDAMPYMTLNSQAKIAFYEGKAISVELPTSVVLKIVETDPGMKGDTVVNVYKPAKLETGLVVKVPLFINNGEIIKVDTRTGEFLGRE; from the coding sequence ATGGATGGTGAACTCTATTTAGTGGTAGATTACCAGCACGTTACCCCGGGAAACTGGCGAGGTATGGTGCAGGCGAAACTGAAGAGTCTGAAACAGGGAAGCGTTGTCCAAAAGCGGTTCCGGTCTACCGACAAGATAGAGGACGTGTTTCTTGACCATCGGGTAATGGAGTACCTGTATAAGGACGGGGATAATTATTGCTTCATGGATACGGAGAATTATGAGCAGATATTGCTGCCGAAAGAGGCGGTTGAAGATGCCATGCCGTACATGACCCTGAATAGCCAGGCAAAAATAGCCTTCTATGAAGGTAAGGCGATTTCCGTGGAATTACCAACGTCGGTTGTGTTAAAAATTGTTGAAACCGATCCGGGCATGAAAGGTGACACCGTGGTGAATGTTTACAAGCCTGCAAAATTAGAGACCGGGCTGGTGGTAAAGGTTCCTTTGTTCATTAATAACGGGGAAATAATTAAGGTAGATACGAGAACTGGAGAATTCCTGGGGAGGGAATAG
- the hemW gene encoding radical SAM family heme chaperone HemW, producing the protein MVSDTGMIDRYLHALEKELALLPGEYLFQTVYIGGGTPSVLKESQLEKLLSCIIRCIPASEIREYTVEVNPGTLTKNKVELLKGYRVNRISLGVQSFQNKQLELLGRIHSGDDARDAFALLRKNGFQNVNIDLIFGCPEQTPDDWERDLRTAVELNPEHLSAYSLTYEEGTPLAVDLKNAVVDKLEECVELEMYKMAIDYLTRNRYHHYEISNFARDGYECCHNRVYWENREYVGVGTGAHSFLHGMRTANEKDVLKYIQRIQENTSIKLFGECLPPDRLASETVIMSLRLRQGISNAVFYKRFGYALEDQFGDQINRLRAHGLVAFEDERLKLTEKGLFVADTVMTEFL; encoded by the coding sequence ATGGTATCGGACACGGGGATGATTGACCGTTATCTGCACGCCCTTGAAAAAGAGTTGGCTCTGTTACCAGGGGAATATCTTTTTCAAACGGTTTATATCGGCGGTGGAACACCCAGCGTACTGAAGGAATCCCAGTTGGAAAAATTACTTTCCTGCATAATCCGGTGCATTCCCGCTTCGGAAATTCGGGAATATACCGTTGAAGTAAACCCGGGTACCCTGACAAAAAATAAAGTTGAATTGTTAAAGGGATACAGAGTGAACCGTATCAGCTTAGGCGTCCAGTCATTTCAGAATAAGCAATTAGAACTCCTTGGGCGCATTCATTCCGGTGATGATGCACGAGACGCCTTCGCATTATTGAGAAAAAACGGTTTTCAGAATGTGAATATTGATCTGATCTTTGGTTGTCCGGAACAAACGCCCGATGACTGGGAAAGAGACCTAAGAACGGCTGTTGAACTGAACCCGGAGCATCTCTCTGCGTATTCCCTCACCTATGAAGAGGGGACGCCGCTTGCGGTTGATTTGAAGAATGCGGTTGTCGATAAACTGGAAGAATGTGTTGAACTGGAAATGTATAAGATGGCCATTGACTATCTGACAAGAAACCGCTATCACCACTACGAAATTTCAAATTTTGCACGGGATGGATACGAGTGCTGCCACAACCGGGTTTATTGGGAGAACAGGGAGTATGTAGGAGTCGGAACTGGTGCACATTCATTTCTTCATGGCATGCGAACTGCCAACGAAAAAGATGTATTGAAGTATATTCAGAGAATCCAGGAGAATACCAGCATAAAACTATTCGGTGAGTGTTTACCGCCAGACCGGTTAGCATCTGAGACCGTTATTATGTCCCTGCGGCTGCGTCAGGGTATTTCAAATGCTGTTTTTTACAAACGGTTCGGTTACGCATTAGAAGATCAATTTGGCGATCAGATAAACCGGCTGCGAGCGCATGGATTAGTTGCGTTTGAAGACGAACGGCTCAAACTCACCGAAAAAGGCTTGTTTGTTGCCGATACGGTAATGACAGAGTTTTTATAG
- a CDS encoding glycosyltransferase family 2 protein: MYRKKILIAIPVFNESAVFHIVQQVKYFDLDVLVIDDGSTGRLQRELAKVENIRMIVHSRNLGYGKAIINAFQYAIRNHYDYLLTIDGDGQHDPMEIRGFLQEIPFYSFDILSGSRYFFSREADKDAPRERYIINRKITAILNRITGFHLTDSFCGFKAYKVEKIKLLHLTEYGYGMPLQLWMQAWKAGLLIREIPVKLIYKDPTKRFHGILENPDTRMQYYKTIIRKELAGTAYHNARESRTQKTVRH; encoded by the coding sequence ATGTACCGTAAGAAGATCCTTATTGCAATACCGGTCTTCAATGAAAGCGCCGTCTTTCATATTGTCCAACAGGTCAAGTATTTTGATCTCGACGTGTTGGTGATTGACGACGGTTCAACCGGACGCCTTCAAAGGGAATTAGCGAAGGTTGAAAATATCCGCATGATTGTGCATTCAAGGAATCTCGGATACGGCAAGGCGATCATAAACGCATTCCAGTACGCCATCAGGAACCACTACGATTATTTGTTAACGATCGACGGAGACGGGCAGCATGACCCCATGGAGATCCGGGGGTTTTTACAGGAAATTCCCTTTTATTCTTTTGACATCCTGTCGGGCTCGCGGTATTTTTTTTCCCGTGAGGCGGACAAAGATGCGCCCAGGGAGCGATATATCATTAACAGGAAAATCACTGCCATCTTAAATCGCATAACCGGTTTTCATTTAACCGATTCATTTTGCGGTTTTAAGGCATATAAGGTGGAAAAAATAAAGCTGCTGCATCTGACTGAGTATGGCTACGGAATGCCGTTGCAACTCTGGATGCAGGCCTGGAAGGCGGGTTTGCTCATACGCGAAATACCGGTTAAACTTATTTACAAAGATCCGACAAAACGCTTTCATGGTATTTTAGAAAATCCGGACACAAGGATGCAGTATTACAAAACCATCATTCGCAAGGAACTCGCGGGGACCGCCTATCATAACGCACGAGAAAGCAGAACGCAGAAAACGGTGAGACATTAA